In Chloroflexaceae bacterium, a single genomic region encodes these proteins:
- a CDS encoding pyruvate dehydrogenase complex E1 component subunit beta: MRICTRTCTPPPCRTCPGAKTRCRRRGSTGASGSCEEVAGMPIITYRQALNDTLGEELARDPNVLLMGEEIGVFQGSYRITEGLLQEFGPKRVVDTPIAEEGFVGVAIGAAMLGLRPVVEIMTINFILVAIDQVVNHASKIHYMFGGQVRVPLVIRTPSGGTGQLAATHSQSFENWLAYCPGLKVVAPATPYDAKGLLRAAIRDDDPVIFIESLALYDTKGEVPDDHDYVVPIGVAEVKRRGEDVTVVAYSRMTAIALQVAQRLENEGVSVEVIDLRSLRPLDRPTIIESVKKTGRAVVIAEDWYSYGVTAEIAATIQEQAFDYLDAPVLRVAGLEVPLPYAKELSAVSKPNANSLIYAIRQVLAGTSRGAAWAK, encoded by the coding sequence TTGAGGATCTGTACGAGAACATGTACGCCACCCCCGTGCCGAACATGCCCGGGCGCCAAGACGCGCTGCAGGCGGCGCGGATCAACCGGGGCGAGTGGTAGTTGCGAAGAGGTTGCTGGTATGCCCATCATCACCTACCGCCAGGCGCTCAACGATACGCTTGGCGAGGAACTGGCCCGCGATCCCAACGTCCTGCTCATGGGCGAGGAGATCGGGGTCTTTCAAGGCTCCTATCGGATCACCGAGGGCCTGTTGCAGGAGTTCGGGCCCAAGCGCGTGGTTGACACCCCTATCGCCGAGGAGGGTTTTGTCGGCGTAGCTATCGGCGCGGCCATGCTCGGCCTGCGCCCGGTGGTTGAGATCATGACCATCAACTTCATTCTGGTGGCGATTGACCAGGTGGTGAACCACGCCTCGAAGATCCACTATATGTTTGGCGGGCAGGTGCGCGTGCCGCTGGTCATCCGCACCCCCTCCGGAGGTACGGGACAACTCGCGGCCACCCACTCGCAGAGCTTCGAGAACTGGTTGGCCTACTGCCCTGGCCTCAAGGTGGTTGCCCCCGCCACGCCCTATGATGCCAAGGGATTGTTGCGGGCCGCCATCCGCGACGATGACCCGGTGATCTTCATCGAGAGCCTGGCGCTCTACGACACCAAGGGCGAGGTGCCCGACGACCATGACTACGTGGTGCCGATTGGCGTGGCTGAGGTGAAACGGCGCGGCGAGGATGTCACCGTCGTGGCCTACTCCCGTATGACCGCCATCGCCCTCCAGGTGGCCCAGCGTCTGGAGAACGAGGGCGTCAGCGTAGAGGTGATCGATCTGCGCTCCCTGCGCCCCCTCGACCGGCCCACAATCATCGAGTCGGTGAAGAAGACCGGCCGGGCGGTGGTGATCGCCGAAGACTGGTATTCCTACGGCGTAACGGCTGAGATCGCCGCCACTATCCAGGAGCAGGCCTTTGATTATCTCGACGCGCCGGTGCTGCGCGTCGCCGGCCTGGAGGTGCCGCTGCCCTACGCCAAAGAACTCTCGGCGGTCTCCAAGCCCAACGCGAACAGTCTTATCTATGCCATCCGCCAGGTGCTGGCAGGAACATCGCGAGGTGCGGCATGGGCGAAGTGA